The Ignavibacteriota bacterium sequence GCCAACACTGAAGTATTTTCATCATCTGGGTGAGCTGCAATATACAAAACGCTTCCAGCCACATTTAGTTTTTTAATTGATTCAATAATTTCCGCACTATTCATAGGTCGCTGAATTTGTGCAATTAGATTTAAATTAATCATTGATGAAAATATTGCAAATGAGATTAAGATTTTCCGAAGATTCATATCCACCTAAAAATTGAGTATATCAGATCAATATCGGCAACTTAATATTTTCCAATTCAGCTGCCGAATAACTAAGTTAAAGTAATATTATAAATTTTATTCTACTATTGAAACCTGAAATGGAATAATAAGTTTTTCCCAATGCAAAAATGCTGTTGCTGAAGTTCCATTCAAATTATCAAAACCATAAGTTAACCACTCTTCAAAAGGAGCTTCTTTTGGAGCTACAGTTATTCTTAATGCATCTTCTGCCTCATTATATTTATAACTTCCCCATAGTGAATTATTTTTGCTAAAAATTACAATCCATTCTTTTTCTCCCGGAATCATGTGAATCCCATATTTCCCGACAGGAAGTTTTTTGCCATCAATTAAAATATCTTTGCTGGTTTCAAAAGTTGTATTTTCATTAGCTCCTGCTCTCCATGGGAAAGGCTTATCATCTGAATATTTGTTCCCTGGTGTTAAACCAAATGGAACTAAATCTCCCCAAATTTTTCTTCCTTTAACACCTGGTCTACTATAATTGATATCAATTTTTGTGTCTAAACCAATTGTCTGCGAAACACTTGCATTTAAGCTTGGTCTAATTTTATCATTCTGCGAATTTGAATTTGAAGCAAAGAATATTAGAATTAAAGCAATTATTAAAAACTTTCTGAATTTATCGATCATAAAGTCCTCCTTATTTTGTTTGATAATTTATTATTTTGATATTGTGTCTTATTTAATTTAATATTTACAGACTTAAAAACAAATGAAAATCGAAATTTATATTAGAGACTTCTGAAATATTAAAATTGTTATTTTCATGATAACTGGAATCGATTGAAATTATTATGGATTCTTATTTCATTACAATAACAGAATATTATAAATCAATTTTTCGGAAGTTTATATCAATTATATTTTATAACCTAAAATTAATTGTTTATAAATGTAAAATAAATAAAAAAATCACTAAAATATTTTTTAGTAATTATATTTTATTGCCAAAATTTAGTTCAATTTATTGCCAATATGATTCACTTTTTTTTGATGGAATGTGGAGATATAATTTAGTTCACTTACTGCAAAATTTTAATGAACCAGAAAACATAAAACATCCTTTAATTTTAGTTTTGCATGGTGGATTTGTAAATTCGAAAAATATTTAGGAGCAATCAAAGTTTATAGATAAATGTGAAACTACATAAGATTATTTTATTATTATTTAGGGTATGGAACCTATATCCTTGATCCCGAGTTTGAATTTTGTTTTGGGCTTTTTTTGTGCTGAACAGGAGCCGTACTGGATCAGATTAAGTGAAACCTAAGTGAAATTCCTAATTCCTTGTTGAAATTCTTGCATAATAGGCTCCGGTTATTATTATTATTATTATTCCGGATTTCTTTGGTTGGATAATTGCTGAACACTCCAGCGCAACTAAAAAAGCCCATATGTATGACAGTTTTAAATTTTATAATTTTTTTCGCTTTTCGTTAATTCTAGCTTTAGCTGCTTGAGAATAACCAGAACATCTTTTTAAGATAGAAATCATTAATTATTTTAACTTCTACCTCTGCAATTTTAAAGTTACGCGCTATTTTTTCCTCTAAACCTATATTTTTTTTAATTAACAGATCAAAATATGCTTCTGTTTGAATATCCTCTTTGAGCTCTACTTCTGCTAATAGTTCATCCATGAAATTAATTTCTGTTTCCACTACTACCTGCTTGAATATTATTATTTACTTTGTTATTTAAATACATCTCACTTCATTAATTAAAACAGTCATAAGTCTTTTCTCAACCTGTTTAAGTTGATAAAGCTTTCAAATTAGCTCCTCAAATAGAGCTGGTGTGTACATGCGGATGCCTTCTTTATTTTAGTGATTGTTAAATTTAATTTTTGGGGATTTATATAAGATCGATTAAAAAAAAAGCCCTTCTTTTTAGGAAAGGCTTAATAAGATTAAATAATTTACATCGGACTATTTTATTAAAAGCATCTTTCGTGATTGAACAAAATTACCAGCTTTGATTTGATAATAATAAATACCGCTGCTTAAATTACTTGCATCAAATGTAACCTTATAATTACCGGCTTCTTTAGATTCATTAACTAATTCAGCAATTTCTCTTCCTAATATATCATAGACTTTTAATGTTACAATACTTTTTTCAGGTAATTGATAGGAAATGGTTGTTGTTGGATTAAACGGATTAGGGTAATTTTGAGATAGAGAAAATTTAAATAGCAAATATTCTGTTTTTTTATTTATTCCGGTAATCAATTCTGATAACGAACGTCGCCATACACCGCTTTGATCTGCACCGGCAAAAAGATATGAACCACTAACCGCAAGCACCTGAATACTTTTAAATGTCAATCCTTCATTAACTTCAGTCCAATTCGAGCCATTATCTGTGGACAAATAGACACCTCCACC is a genomic window containing:
- a CDS encoding DUF2911 domain-containing protein translates to MIDKFRKFLIIALILIFFASNSNSQNDKIRPSLNASVSQTIGLDTKIDINYSRPGVKGRKIWGDLVPFGLTPGNKYSDDKPFPWRAGANENTTFETSKDILIDGKKLPVGKYGIHMIPGEKEWIVIFSKNNSLWGSYKYNEAEDALRITVAPKEAPFEEWLTYGFDNLNGTSATAFLHWEKLIIPFQVSIVE
- a CDS encoding T9SS type A sorting domain-containing protein; translation: MLGLNKYVYSFANIGSNLFAGTGNAGIFLSTDNGITWKAVNNGITSFYPVYSLVTSGSNLFAGTYGGGVYLSTDNGSNWTEVNEGLTFKSIQVLAVSGSYLFAGADQSGVWRRSLSELITGINKKTEYLLFKFSLSQNYPNPFNPTTTISYQLPEKSIVTLKVYDILGREIAELVNESKEAGNYKVTFDASNLSSGIYYYQIKAGNFVQSRKMLLIK